Proteins co-encoded in one Medicago truncatula cultivar Jemalong A17 chromosome 8, MtrunA17r5.0-ANR, whole genome shotgun sequence genomic window:
- the LOC25500127 gene encoding 60S ribosomal protein L37a, with translation MTKRTKKAGIVGKYGTRYGASLRKQIKKMEVSQHSKFFCEFCGKYAVKRKAVGIWGCKDCGKVKAGGAYTLNTASAVTVRSTIRRLREQTES, from the exons ATG acaaagagaaccaagaaggcCGGTATTGTTGGCAAATACG GCACCCGATATGGTGCTAGTTTGAGGAAGCAAATTAAGAAAATGGAAGTCAGTCAGCACAGTAAATTCTTCTGCGAGTTCTGTGGAAAG TATGCTGTCAAGAGGAAAGCTGTCGGTATTTGGGGCTGCAAAGATTGTGGAAAAGTGAAAGCTGGTGGTGCTTACACTTTGAA TACTGCCAGTGCTGTAACTGTGAGAAGCACAATCCGAAGGTTGAGGGAGCAGACTGAGAGTTAG
- the LOC120577684 gene encoding uncharacterized protein produces MVVKGMEDEVIPLLEEYKPVTNTSDCEKGMKDGFVEMKESDAVHTTSIVAKSRRKAGIVTKSRRKAAIIAWRRNKTSIVAVVSTILCLLLAIFPILKISSDGRNFMAKYENIIMVILVPLVFFIQLRQLYISSIPPVDNRIFGILFILLLSTAISVIEVGFFSWTAASIILIASAIVFAPLVRDNWEFISTEDIVFSKGIQKFISVICFLSIVYTIKSIAYYVYV; encoded by the exons ATGGTGGTAAAAGGAATGGAAGATGAAGTAATTCCTCTCTTGGAAGAATATAAGCCAGTTACTAATACAAG TGATTGTGAAAAAGGCATGAAAGATGGGTTTGTGGAGATGAAAGAATCTGATGCAGT GCACACAACTTCCATCGTCGCCAAGAGTAGGCGCAAAGCAGGCATCGTCACCAAGAGTAGGCGCAAAGCTGCCATCATCGCATGGCGTAGGAACAAAACTTCCATTGTCGCGGTGGTCTCGACAATACTATGCTTGCTATTGGCTATCTTCCCTATACTAAAGATATCATCAGATGGTCGTAACTTTATGGCAAAATATGAGAATATCATCATGGTCATACTCGTCCCTcttgttttctttattcaatTAAGGCAGCTTTATATTAGTTCAATCCCCCCTGTTGACAACAGAATCTTTGGGATCTTATTCATACTTTTGCTATCAACTGCAATTTCAGTCATAGAAGTTGGTTTTTTCTCATGGACTGCTGCTAGCATCATTTTGATCGCTTCAGCCATAGTATTTGCACCGCTTGTCCGTGATAATTGGGAATTCATCTCTACTGAAGATATTGTATTCTCAAAAGGAATACAAAAATTCATATCAGTTATCTGTTTCTTATCAATAGTTTACACTATTAAAAGCATAGCCTATTATGTTTATGTGTAG
- the LOC25500129 gene encoding junctophilin-2, translated as MHQKKSEIQIGKESSCISSDFNPNLFHHHKLFNSNSNSIHHKHQHNSISSPIHPKINNPNFKIKPSKSSFPQFPHFNFNFNFPQFSTKKSSFHFHSLSAVSSAALRRLRHRSRLILLLSLPFFFFLLSPPTHSFFFNFLSAFAFSAALFFSLSLKFKSPPSSLPIVLTVKQWNRRRRENKISKNSSNIVEIRVRVYANGDVYEGEMKNDRSCGSGVYYYNMSGRYEGNWVDGKYEGFGVESWSKGSRYKGMYRDGLRNGFGVYRFYTGDVYAGEWLNGQSHGSGVHTCDDGSRFVGEFKWGVKHGLGHYHFRNGDTYAGEYIADKMHGFGVYCFANGHRYEGTWHEGKRHGLGMYTFRNGETQSGHWRNGVLDIPSTQNATYPVSPVGVNHSRVLNTVQEARRAAEKAYDVAKVDERVNRSVSAANRAANAARVAAVKAVQNEMHHHVNEESFRIPVL; from the exons aTGCATcagaaaaaatcagaaattcaGATCGGAAAAGAAAGTTCTTGTATCTCTTCCGATTTCAACCCTAATCTCTTTCATCACCAtaaacttttcaattcaaattccAATTCAATTCATCACAAACATCAACACAATTCTATTTCTTCACCAATTCATCCTAAAATTAACAAccctaattttaaaatcaaacccTCCAAATCATCTTTTCCCCAATTCccccatttcaatttcaatttcaatttcccACAATTTTCCactaaaaaatcatcttttcattttcattctctCTCCGCCGTCTCCTCCGCCGCACTCCGTCGTCTCCGCCATCGTTCCCGTTTAATCCTCCTTCTTTCCctcccttttttctttttcttactaTCCCCACCTACTCACTCTTTCTTCTTTAATTTCCTATCTGCTTTCGCTTTCTCCGCCGcacttttcttctctctctccctcAAATTCAAATCACCACCGTCGTCTCTTCCCATAGTCCTCACCGTGAAACAGTGGAATCGACGGCGGAGAGAGaataaaatttccaaaaattcaTCCAATATTgtggaaattagggttagggtttatgCAAATGGTGATGTGTATGAAGGTGAAATGAAGAATGACAGGAGTTGTGGGAGTGGGGTTTATTACTATAATATGAGTGGAAGATATGAAGGGAATTGGGTTGACGGGAAATATGAAGGTTTTGGTGTTGAGAGTTGGAGTAAGGGAAGTAGGTATAAGGGTATGTATAGAGATGGATTGAGAAATGGGTTTGGTGTTTATAGATTTTATACTGGAGATGTTTATGCTGGTGAATGGTTGAATGGACAGAGTCATGGTAGTGGTGTTCATACTTGTGATGATGGGAGTAGATTTGTTGGAGAGTTTAAGTGGGGTGTTAAACATGGTCTTGGCCACTATCACTTTAG aAATGGAGATACGTATGCTGGTGAGTATATTGCGGACAAGATGCATGGATTCGGGGTATACTGTTTTGCAAATGGCCATCGTTATGAAGGAACCTGGCATGAGGGGAAAAGACATGGTCTTGGAATGTATACATTTAGAAATGGAGAAACTCAATCCGGTCACTGGAGAAATGGAGTACTTGACATTCCAAGCACGCAGAACGCCACATATCCAGTTTCCCCTGTTGGTGTGAATCACTCCAGAGTACTTAATACAGTGCAG GAAGCTAGAAGAGCAGCTGAGAAAGCCTATGATGTAGCCAAGGTAGATGAACGAGTAAATAGATCAGTATCAGCAGCTAATAGAGCAGCCAATGCAGCCAGAGTAGCTGCTGTCAAGGCTGTGCAAAATGAAATGCATCATCATGTTAATGAAGAGAGCTTCCGAATTCCTGTTTTGTGA